In a genomic window of Candidatus Eisenbacteria bacterium:
- a CDS encoding monovalent cation/H+ antiporter subunit D family protein has protein sequence MSWAPAAAILVSLIAAVLIILSRRHPNLREAWTLIAAVAKLALVISILPSILSGGIIELRILRIASGLDLSLRVDPLGIIFALVASSLWLLTSFYSIGYMRGSGEKKMTRYFASFAVCLSATMGIAFAGNILTFLLFYEILTIATYPLVIHKETEEAIAAGRKYLVYTLSAGLCFLVAAGWTYHLTGTLDFKSGGFLNSVLESGAASPRQLLFLFGLFIAGAGVKAGLMPLHAWLPSAMVAPTPVSALLHAVAVVKAGVFAVVRIVGFVFGPTLLKEIGAWQILAWISGLTLIIASLIAMGQDNLKRRLAYSTIGHLSYIVLGAALLSPASWTGALLHIVNHATMKITLFFCAGAIYVQTHKTQISQLNGIGRQMPITMAAFTIGALGLAGIPPINGFASKWYLAKGTLEADQAVFLVMLLLSGVMNAAYFFPIVHAAFFRSSEDHQRRSEASLWMVAPLAITALVSIILGVYPNALFRFQYLAQTVAAAVVGNGP, from the coding sequence ATGAGTTGGGCGCCGGCGGCGGCCATCCTGGTTTCATTGATAGCCGCTGTCCTTATCATTTTGAGCCGCCGCCATCCGAATCTGCGGGAGGCGTGGACGCTCATTGCGGCTGTTGCCAAGCTGGCGCTTGTCATCTCCATCCTTCCCTCCATCCTGAGCGGTGGGATCATCGAACTCCGAATTCTCAGGATCGCGTCGGGACTCGATCTCTCGCTTCGCGTCGACCCGCTGGGTATCATCTTCGCCCTGGTCGCATCGAGTCTCTGGCTGCTGACATCCTTCTATTCCATCGGCTATATGAGGGGATCCGGCGAAAAGAAGATGACCCGCTATTTCGCAAGTTTCGCCGTCTGCCTCTCCGCCACCATGGGGATCGCCTTCGCCGGCAATATTCTCACCTTCCTGCTCTTCTATGAAATTCTAACGATCGCGACCTATCCCCTGGTCATCCACAAGGAGACCGAGGAAGCGATCGCGGCCGGCCGAAAGTACTTGGTTTATACATTATCGGCCGGTCTATGTTTTCTGGTGGCGGCCGGGTGGACCTATCATTTGACGGGCACCCTTGATTTCAAGAGCGGCGGATTTCTCAACAGTGTCCTGGAATCAGGCGCGGCGAGTCCCCGACAATTGCTGTTCCTCTTCGGCCTCTTTATCGCCGGGGCGGGAGTCAAGGCCGGCCTTATGCCGCTCCACGCCTGGCTGCCCTCGGCCATGGTGGCGCCGACGCCCGTCAGCGCATTGCTTCACGCCGTCGCCGTCGTGAAGGCGGGTGTCTTTGCGGTGGTGCGGATTGTTGGATTCGTTTTCGGCCCCACCCTCCTGAAGGAAATCGGCGCCTGGCAAATTTTGGCTTGGATTTCAGGTTTAACATTAATCATCGCATCCCTTATAGCGATGGGACAGGACAACCTCAAGCGCCGGCTCGCTTATTCGACGATCGGCCATCTTTCCTATATCGTCTTGGGCGCGGCGCTGCTCAGTCCGGCCTCTTGGACCGGCGCACTGTTGCATATCGTCAATCATGCCACGATGAAGATCACACTCTTCTTCTGCGCCGGCGCGATCTATGTCCAAACGCATAAGACCCAGATCAGCCAGCTCAACGGAATCGGCCGGCAGATGCCGATCACCATGGCGGCCTTTACCATCGGCGCGCTGGGATTGGCGGGAATCCCGCCCATCAATGGTTTTGCCAGCAAGTGGTATCTTGCGAAGGGAACGCTCGAGGCGGACCAGGCTGTTTTCTTGGTGATGCTCCTCTTGAGCGGCGTCATGAACGCGGCCTACTTCTTTCCGATTGTGCATGCCGCCTTCTTCCGCTCGTCGGAGGACCACCAGCGCCGTTCCGAGGCGAGCCTTTGGATGGTGGCGCCGCTTGCGATCACCGCCCTGGTCTCGATCATCCTCGGCGTCTATCCCAACGCGCTTTTCCGATTCCAGTACCTCGCGCAGACCGTCGCGGCCGCCGTCGTGGGAAATGGACCATGA
- a CDS encoding Na(+)/H(+) antiporter subunit D, with product MPPALIPLVGAILLPLLPKRLRGFFFLAPPALCLYLLTRLPQGSSATWEFLSYTLHPLVADRLSLLFGSIFSIIVFIGGVYGLHLKDRFQQTAALLYYAGAMGVTFAGDYLTLYAFWELMAVGSVVLIWARRTEESSRAGGRYILVHLAGGVILLAGILLQIQNSGSLSIQSFLPGSGGTAAWLILIGFALNAAVPPLHAWLPDAYPRGTVTGSVFLSALTTKTAVYVLIRCYSGWEVLLWAGVIMSLYGVIYAILANDIRLILAYHIVSQVGFMVAGIGLGTEMAINGAAAHAFCHILYKALLFMGAGTVLYQTGHSRLTDLGGLSKRLPVVLILYMVGAVSISGLPLFNGFISKSMTISAAEQAGIIPAFLLLELASVGTFLSVGLKLPYFTWYSSPKQGPSKEIEINPAPKNMILGMSLAAAACFLLGVAPGLLYRFLPYPVHYQAYTPAHVVGALQLLFFAGVVFFFLIPKLSPKPGFLIDTDCAYRMPAPLARLLFVKYVVSAFENVQIGGNRLAAALARRSRNPVAFLSGFVGRPVDKTQAFDPDRQRPPIQVAISLTLLFVVVMALWITLR from the coding sequence ATGCCTCCCGCACTGATTCCCTTGGTCGGGGCCATTCTGCTGCCGTTGCTGCCGAAACGGCTTCGCGGATTTTTCTTCCTGGCGCCGCCTGCACTGTGTCTCTATTTGCTGACACGGCTGCCGCAAGGTTCCAGCGCCACCTGGGAGTTTCTATCTTATACATTGCACCCTCTCGTCGCCGATCGCCTGTCGCTGCTCTTTGGATCGATCTTCAGCATCATCGTTTTTATCGGCGGGGTCTACGGCCTCCACCTCAAAGACCGGTTCCAACAGACGGCGGCCCTCTTATACTATGCCGGCGCCATGGGCGTCACCTTCGCCGGTGATTACTTGACCCTCTACGCTTTCTGGGAACTGATGGCGGTCGGCTCGGTTGTCCTGATTTGGGCGCGGCGAACCGAAGAATCCTCCCGGGCGGGCGGACGGTATATCCTGGTTCATCTCGCCGGCGGCGTGATCCTTCTGGCAGGCATCCTGCTTCAGATCCAGAACAGCGGATCCCTCAGCATCCAATCCTTTCTGCCGGGCTCCGGCGGGACGGCGGCCTGGCTGATCCTGATCGGTTTCGCCCTTAATGCGGCGGTGCCCCCGCTGCATGCCTGGCTGCCCGACGCCTACCCCCGCGGCACGGTCACCGGATCGGTCTTCCTCAGCGCTTTAACAACGAAAACCGCCGTCTATGTCCTCATCCGGTGTTACTCGGGCTGGGAGGTTTTACTCTGGGCCGGCGTCATCATGTCCCTCTACGGCGTGATCTACGCGATTCTCGCGAATGATATCCGCTTGATCCTCGCCTATCACATTGTCAGCCAGGTCGGATTCATGGTGGCCGGAATCGGCCTGGGAACCGAGATGGCCATCAACGGCGCGGCGGCTCACGCCTTCTGCCACATTTTGTACAAAGCTCTGCTCTTCATGGGAGCGGGGACCGTTCTTTATCAAACAGGGCACAGCCGGCTGACGGACCTCGGCGGATTGTCAAAGAGGCTGCCCGTCGTGCTGATTCTCTATATGGTCGGCGCCGTTTCGATCTCAGGCCTGCCCCTCTTCAACGGTTTTATCAGTAAATCGATGACGATCAGTGCAGCCGAGCAGGCGGGTATCATCCCCGCCTTCCTGCTCCTGGAACTGGCCTCGGTCGGAACCTTCCTCAGCGTCGGTCTGAAGCTGCCCTATTTCACCTGGTACAGCTCTCCAAAACAGGGGCCATCAAAAGAAATTGAAATTAATCCGGCGCCGAAAAATATGATTTTGGGGATGAGCCTGGCCGCGGCCGCCTGCTTTCTGTTGGGCGTCGCTCCCGGTCTCCTCTACCGTTTTCTTCCTTATCCTGTCCACTACCAAGCTTACACTCCCGCGCATGTGGTGGGAGCGCTGCAACTTCTCTTTTTCGCCGGTGTCGTCTTCTTCTTCCTCATCCCGAAACTCTCGCCGAAACCGGGCTTCCTTATCGATACCGATTGCGCCTACCGTATGCCGGCGCCCCTGGCGCGTTTGTTGTTTGTGAAATATGTCGTCTCGGCCTTCGAGAATGTTCAAATCGGCGGCAACCGGCTGGCCGCGGCCCTGGCCCGGAGAAGCAGGAATCCCGTGGCTTTTCTCTCGGGTTTTGTCGGCCGCCCGGTGGACAAGACCCAAGCCTTCGATCCCGATCGCCAGCGGCCGCCGATTCAGGTCGCCATCTCCCTGACCCTTCTCTTCGTCGTCGTGATGGCCCTGTGGATCACCCTGCGTTGA